The Candidatus Acidiferrales bacterium sequence CTTCTCGACGGCTCGGGCAAAGGCTTCCACCACGTTCGGGTCAAAGCGCTTGCCGGAAAGGTGGCGGATCATCTTCAGGGCGTAATCGAGTTCGTAGGCTGACTGGTAGGGCCGATTGGTGGTGATGGCGTCGAGGGTGTCCGCCACCGCAATGATGCGAGCCATGAGCGGAATTTCCGTGCCGACCAGCCGGCGTGGATAGCCGGAGCCGTCAAAGGATTCGTGGTGCAGCTCGATGCCCGGGATCATTTCCGACAGTTGCGGCACCGGCCGCATGATGTTGGCGCCTTTCGAGGGATGTTGCTTCATCAGTTGGAACTCTTCCGGGGTGAGTGTCCCCGGTTTCTTGAGCACCCGGTCATCAATCCCAATCTTACCCACGTCATGCAACAGGGCGGAAATCCGGATCTGGTCGACCTCAGCATCGATCAGGCCCAATTCCTCGGCGATGATCACGGAGTACTTGGCCACCCGGCCGGAATGGCCCTGGGTGTAGGGGTCCTTCTCGTCGATGGCGGCTGAAAGCATGCGAATGGTGCCCATAAACAGCTCGCGGTTTTCTTGCGCCGCCTGCTTGAGCTGCTCAATGTAGTTCTCGATATCCTGGGCCATCAAATTGAAGTTTTCAGCCAACTCGCCGATTTCCGTCCGGCTGCGGAGCTGCACCCGCCGATGAAACTCGCCGCGTGAGATGGCGCGGGTAATTTCGGCCAGCATGTGGATGGGGTAGGTGATGCGCCGGGCGAGCAGGAGGCTGACCATCATGCTGAGGACGATAGCGATCAGGACCAGGTGCATCGCTTGCTGGTTCATGTCGCGGATACCCATGTCGGCGTGGGCATCCGCCAGGCGGCGTTGAGCGATGACCGCCCAATAGAGATCGCGCACCGGGCTATAGGTGCCGAGCATCTCCACCCACATGCCATTTTCGGCAATCTCAAAAGGAGCGGTGGCGGTGGCCCGAAGCTGGATCGGCATTTCCAGATACTTTTGCACGATGCCGATGCCGCTGACGTCTTGCCCGGCAATGTATTTGCGCACGTCAGGATGAGCCACGACGTGGCCGTTGCGGTCCACCACGTAGCTGACGCGGCCATGGTGACTCGCGTCGCGGAGGCGATCCACAATGGGATCGAGTGAGATCAGCTCTGCCACGATGCCGCGAAAGTCTTCGTGCCCGCCCGCCGGACCGGCCGGGAGCAAAAGCGGGACAGCGAGGACGATGGCCGGATGGTTTTCTCCGCCGCGCGAGATGTTGAGGGGGTCGGAAGTGAATTCCAGCCGTTGCGTGCCGGCGGCGAAGGCGCGTTCCAGCGCCTTGCGCACAAAGGGATCCTCGTCCGCCTGAAAGTTTCCGGCGCGGACCCCTTTGGCCTCGCGGTTGAGCACGGTAACGTAGTCCACTCCGGGATCGCGGGCGACGTGCTCTTCGAGCACCTGCCGAAGCTGGCCCGAACGCTTGGCACTGGCGGCGTCCTCGGCGAATCCAGCCAGAACCAGTGTCCGGCGCAACGACTGCAACTGCTGCCCGGCGTGCTGCCGGTAAAGATGAATCGCTTCGGACAGGAGCCGCGTCGTATCGGTTTGCAACCGCTGCTCATGGTCGGCCAGCTTCATGCGGCTGATTTCAAGCACGCGGTTGTGATAGAGGACAAGCGGGGCGACCGAGACAGTCACCATGACGAGCAGTAGAACGTAGAGAAGCGGAATCCGCCGGCGCGGGCCGGTCATTCGCAGTCCTATCCGCGGGTCGGCTCAGGAGGAAAGACAAGCTATTCTGCTGATTGGCTCAACCGGATTGCTATAGGACTAAAGTACTATCCAGAAGAAACGACGGGGTGGCGCCCCGACGGGCATGCGCCTCCCCGGGCTATTCGTGTTTCAAGCTGCGTTCCATCAGTTCGTGGACGGCTTCCCGGGGGGAGCGGCCCTCGTAAAGCATGGTGTGCATCTGCTCGGTGATGGGCATTTCGACGCCGGCGTTGCGAGCGAGGCGGACGGCGGCCACGGTGGTGCCCACGCCTTCG is a genomic window containing:
- a CDS encoding HD domain-containing phosphohydrolase, yielding MTGPRRRIPLLYVLLLVMVTVSVAPLVLYHNRVLEISRMKLADHEQRLQTDTTRLLSEAIHLYRQHAGQQLQSLRRTLVLAGFAEDAASAKRSGQLRQVLEEHVARDPGVDYVTVLNREAKGVRAGNFQADEDPFVRKALERAFAAGTQRLEFTSDPLNISRGGENHPAIVLAVPLLLPAGPAGGHEDFRGIVAELISLDPIVDRLRDASHHGRVSYVVDRNGHVVAHPDVRKYIAGQDVSGIGIVQKYLEMPIQLRATATAPFEIAENGMWVEMLGTYSPVRDLYWAVIAQRRLADAHADMGIRDMNQQAMHLVLIAIVLSMMVSLLLARRITYPIHMLAEITRAISRGEFHRRVQLRSRTEIGELAENFNLMAQDIENYIEQLKQAAQENRELFMGTIRMLSAAIDEKDPYTQGHSGRVAKYSVIIAEELGLIDAEVDQIRISALLHDVGKIGIDDRVLKKPGTLTPEEFQLMKQHPSKGANIMRPVPQLSEMIPGIELHHESFDGSGYPRRLVGTEIPLMARIIAVADTLDAITTNRPYQSAYELDYALKMIRHLSGKRFDPNVVEAFARAVEKGAIKLNLALIEA